TCCTTTTAATCTTCAATGTATTTCTTAACGAAATTCGGAAGTGCGAATGCAGCTTTGTGAATTTCTTCGTTGTAGTACCTGAGAGGTTCTTTGAAGTTTCTTACCTTTTCTGGGTTGAAATCTTTTATCGGGTCCCAACCGGCCTTTGATGCGTACGTGTAGCTCCAAAGTCCACCTGGGTACGTTGGCATAAAACCAAGGTACATCTTGACAAGTGGGAAGTTGGCTTTGATTCTCTTGTAAGCTGTTGAACCCCATTCCCAATCGTACGTCATACCTTCTGTTTGTGCACAAAGGATACCGTCTTCTTTTAGCGCTTCGTTACAAGCCTTGTAGAATTCAAGTGTGAAGAGGTGACCGCCTTGTCCAGCCGTTGGATCTGTTGAGTCAATTATTATGACATCGAATTCGTTTTTGAACTGTCTGACGAATTTTGAACCATCTTCAAAAACGAGTTCTACTCTTGGATCATTCAGCTTTGATGCGGTGTACGGGAGATATTCCATAGCAGCCCTTACGACCATTTCATCGATTTCGCACATTACAACTTTCTCTACACTTGGATGTTTCAAAACTTCCCTAACGCTGCCGCCATCCCCACCACCGATGACGAGCACTTTCTTTGGATTTGGATGCATGAACATTGGTACGTGGACAAGCATTTCATGGTACATGAATTCATCGATTTCAGTTGTCATCGTGATACCATCCAGTGCAAAGACGCGTCCGTAGAAAGGTGATTCGAATATGTCTATTCTCTGATATGGACTTTGTGCGGAATAAAGCCACCTATTTACCTTCATGAACAATCCACCAGGGTCTCGAGAATACCATTCCATGAACAGCATATGTCTTCCTGGTTTGAGTTCCATCTCTTCCATAGGCATTCCCCCTTATATATAATTTTTATTAGCTTCTTCGTGTCTTTAATTCAACATTCTCAGAGGCTTGCAACAGCCTGCTTTACTTCTTCAATAGTTGCCTTGTGAGATGCGGTCTCAGGAATGCCTATTTCGTCGTATTTTCCACGTAGATGTTCGACTACGTGCGCTCTCTGAGATTTGAAAACCTTCTTAAGATACGTGAATGCTCTCCATGGATCTACGTGGTCACCGCATGTGAATAGGTCAACAGCTGCGTAGCCGTATTCTGGCCAAGTGTGAATTGTCAAGTGTGATTCACTGACCACTACAACACCGCTCACTCCATAGGGGAGGAACCGGTGGAAAGATGAGTTGACGATTGTTGCACCAGCTTCATATGCCGCTTGTTTCATGTGGAACTCAATGGCGTCGATGTTGTCGAGTATCTCCTTGTCGCAGTCATAGAACTCCGCAATGATGTGTCTGCCCAAGCTTTTCATCGTAATCCCTCCCCGTAAGAAATTTTTTTCTACCTTATGTTTTCAGGGTTTCTTGATGTTCACTTAAATGAGCACGTTGTTTCCATATACATTGGCATGTCTATTTAATTGAACACGAAGCGTCAGTATTGCGAACAATATTATATACCCCCTTTAAGAATTTTTTGGTTAAGGTGATGTAACAGTTTGTCTAATTTTTGCGTACCATCACGTTGTGTTGAGGAAGGTTAGATTATAATATTTTGCCTTACCATTTTGAGGAGAAAGTTTTACATAGACGAGACTTTGAAAGGAGAGGTGGATTGTGGACAGGCGAGAGAAAAACGCTATGATTTTAACAACTCTGTTCATCACAGGAATTGTTATTTCAAATGTTATCGCAGCGAAGGTTGTGAAGTTAGGAGTGTTCTTGTTTCCTTCATCAATCGTAAGTTACACGTTCACTTTTATAATCGCGAACATGATGTCAGATGTGGTTGGTAAAGAACGTTCAAAGTTTCTCGTTTTTATGGGATTTCTTGCTCAAGCGACTGCAAGTGGTCTCATTTTGCTCGGGTTGTTTCTTCCTTCAGCAAGTATCGAACGAGGAGAAGCTTACCGCTTGCTTCTGGGGATTAACTGGAGATTCACGCTTGCCAGTCTTGCCGCGTATGGAACTTCTCAGCTTATGAACTATTATATATTCAATTCCAAATTTTTCAGGAAAGCATCCGTTGCTAATTTGGTCTCTGTGCTAATTGCACAATTTTTTGATACACTGATCTTCACTATTGTGGCTTTTGTGGGTGTATACAATCAATTGTTTAATATGGTGTTGTCTCAATATGTGATAAAGATTATAATAGTGTTAGTGACAAATCCGATATTCCTCTTGACTAAAAAACTAAAGGGTGAATAAGCTAAGGAGCTGATATTTTGTACATTTTTGAAACCTACGGCTTCAAAGGTTCAAAGAACATGGCAATAGATGTTACACTCGGCCAA
The DNA window shown above is from Fervidobacterium changbaicum and carries:
- the speE gene encoding polyamine aminopropyltransferase; this encodes MELKPGRHMLFMEWYSRDPGGLFMKVNRWLYSAQSPYQRIDIFESPFYGRVFALDGITMTTEIDEFMYHEMLVHVPMFMHPNPKKVLVIGGGDGGSVREVLKHPSVEKVVMCEIDEMVVRAAMEYLPYTASKLNDPRVELVFEDGSKFVRQFKNEFDVIIIDSTDPTAGQGGHLFTLEFYKACNEALKEDGILCAQTEGMTYDWEWGSTAYKRIKANFPLVKMYLGFMPTYPGGLWSYTYASKAGWDPIKDFNPEKVRNFKEPLRYYNEEIHKAAFALPNFVKKYIED
- the speD gene encoding adenosylmethionine decarboxylase — translated: MKSLGRHIIAEFYDCDKEILDNIDAIEFHMKQAAYEAGATIVNSSFHRFLPYGVSGVVVVSESHLTIHTWPEYGYAAVDLFTCGDHVDPWRAFTYLKKVFKSQRAHVVEHLRGKYDEIGIPETASHKATIEEVKQAVASL
- a CDS encoding queuosine precursor transporter, which produces MDRREKNAMILTTLFITGIVISNVIAAKVVKLGVFLFPSSIVSYTFTFIIANMMSDVVGKERSKFLVFMGFLAQATASGLILLGLFLPSASIERGEAYRLLLGINWRFTLASLAAYGTSQLMNYYIFNSKFFRKASVANLVSVLIAQFFDTLIFTIVAFVGVYNQLFNMVLSQYVIKIIIVLVTNPIFLLTKKLKGE